The following are from one region of the Arachis duranensis cultivar V14167 chromosome 10, aradu.V14167.gnm2.J7QH, whole genome shotgun sequence genome:
- the LOC107468867 gene encoding pentatricopeptide repeat-containing protein At5g27110 codes for MDARKLLSLLKASVTSKSLKQGKLIHQKVVTLGLQSDVSFCRNLISLYVSCHLYDFAKHAFDTIENPSEISLWNGLMAGYSKNYMYVEALELFEKFLHYPYLKPDSYTYPSVLKACGGLRRVILGKMIHTCLVKAGLMTDIVVGSSLVGMYAKCNALEYAIKIFEEMPEKDVASWNTVISCYYQNGKFEVALRYFSIMRGSGFEPDSVTITTAISSCARLLDLKRGREIHKELINSGFQLDSFISSALVDMYGKCGDLENAIEVFEQMPKRTVVACNSLIAGYGLKGDIISCIQHFRRMYNEGIKPTLTTLSSIVMVCSRSARLLEGKFVHGYIIRNNIQPDIFINTSLIDLYFKCGKVGSAEAIFKLIPKTNAVSWNVMISGYMTAGKFFEAYDVFSDMRQAHVEADAITFTSVLAACSQLAALEKGKEVHKLIIERNLEDNEVVMGALLDMYAKCGAVDEAFGIFRILPERDLVSWTSMITAYGSHGRAHEALKLFADMLQWNVKPDRVTFLAILSACSHAGLVDEGCYYFNEMINVYGIMPRVEHYSCLIDLLGRAGRLNEAYEILQRNPSITDDVGLLSTLFSACRLHRNLDLGVKIARMLIDKNPDDPSTYIILSNMYASVQNWDEMRMVRSKMKKLGLKKNPGCSWTEINQKIQPFFSEDNSQWHLESIKKCLLYLTSHMEDESISFIHFDTETPIYY; via the coding sequence ATGGATGCACGAAAACTTCTATCCCTTTTGAAAGCCAGTGTGACTTCGAAGTCACTTAAGCAAGGGAAACTCATCCATCAGAAGGTTGTGACTTTGGGGTTGCAAAGTGATGTTTCCTTTTGCAGGAACCTGATTAGCCTGTATGTTTCTTGTCATTTATATGATTTTGCAAAGCATGCTTTTGATACCATTGAAAATCCAAGTGAGATTTCTTTGTGGAATGGCCTAATGGCTGGTTACTCTAAGAATTACATGTATGTGGAAGCTCTAGAGCTTTTTGAGAAGTTCTTGCATTACCCTTACCTTAAACCTGATAGTTATACTTACCCGAGTGTTCTCAAGGCTTGTGGCGGGTTGAGAAGAGTCATCTTAGGGAAAATGATTCATACCTGTTTGGTAAAAGCTGGTTTAATGACAGACATTGTAGTTGGAAGCTCTCTTGTAGGTATGTATGCTAAATGCAATGCACTTGAGTATGCTATAAAGATTTTTGAGGAAATGCCTGAAAAGGATGTGGCAAGCTGGAATACAGTGATTTCTTGTTATTACCAAAATGGAAAATTCGAAGTGGCCCTACGTTATTTTAGCATAATGAGAGGATCTGGTTTTGAGCCTGATTCAGTTACAATCACAACAGCTATTTCCTCATGTGCTAGACTTTTGGATTTGAAGAGGGGAAGGGAAATTCACAAGGAGTTAATTAATAGTGGATTTCAGCTAGATAGTTTCATTAGTTCTGCTCTTGTTGACATGTATGGAAAATGCGGTGACCTAGAAAATGCCATAGAGGTTTTTGAGCAAATGCCCAAAAGGACCGTGGTTGCTTGCAATTCCCTGATTGCAGGATATGGTTTGAAAGGTGACATCATTTCATGTATTCAACATTTTAGGAGGATGTACAATGAGGGAATCAAGCCAACTTTGACTACTTTAAGTAGCATAGTAATGGTTTGTTCACGATCAGCTCGATTACTAGAGGGGAAATTCGTGCATGGATATATAATACGAAACAACATACAAcctgatatttttattaatacctCCCTAATAGATTTATACTTCAAATGTGGAAAGGTTGGGTCAGCTGAAGCCATCTTTAAGTTAATACCGAAGACAAATGCCGTTTCTTGGAACGTCATGATTTCTGGATATATGACGGCAGGGAAATTTTTTGAAGCCTATGATGTGTTTAGTGACATGAGACAAGCTCATGTAGAAGCAGATGCTATTACTTTTACTAGTGTTTTAGCTGCTTGTTCACAACTAGCAGCTCTAGAAAAGGGTAAAGAGGTTCACAAATTGATTATTGAGAGAAACTTAGAAGACAATGAAGTAGTtatgggggctcttcttgataTGTATGCAAAGTGTGGTGCTGTTGATGAAGCATTTggtatttttagaattttaccGGAGAGAGATTTGGTGTCTTGGACTTCGATGATTACAGCTTATGGGTCCCATGGTCGGGCCCATGAAGCTTTAAAACTCTTTGCTGACATGCTTCAGTGGAATGTGAAACCTGACAGagttacttttcttgccatatTATCTGCTTGTAGCCATGCAGGGTTGGTGGATGAAGGATGCTATTATTTCAACGAAATGATCAATGTTTATGGCATTATGCCAAGAGTTGAGCATTATTCATGCTTAATTGATCTTCTTGGACGTGCTGGAAGATTAAATGAAGCCTATGAGATTCTGCAAAGAAATCCTTCAATCACGGATGATGTTGGGTTGTTAAGCACATTATTTTCTGCATGTCGTTTGCACAGAAATCTTGATTTGGGGGTTAAAATTGCAAGAATGCTAATTGACAAGAATCCTGATGATCCATCAACCTATATTATCCTGTCAAATATGTATGCATCTGTTCAAAACTGGGATGAAATGCGGATGGTGAGATCAAAAATGAAAAAGCTTGGACTGAAGAAGAATCCAGGATGCAGTTGGACGGAGATTAACCAAAAGATTCAACCCTTCTTTTCGGAAGACAATTCCCAATGGCATTTGgaatcaattaaaaaatgtcTTTTGTATCTTACTAGTCACATGGAAGACGAGTCTATATCATTTATCCATTTTGATACTGAAACTCCGATATATTACTAG